The region GGAGCTAGGGCATCTTTCAGGAGTGCTTTGAGGTCCCAGTAGGGCGGTTTTTTGACGGGGATGGCTCGGAGTCTGGTTGGATTAGCCAAGATTTTTTGAACCAGTGTTTCCAGCTCCTCGATGGAGTTGGCCCAGAACAGATCGGGCCGGTTGACCAGTGGGCTGTTCTGTCCCAGCAGGCTGGGTTCGCCAAAGATCACCTGGGGCACGCCGGCGGCCATCACTTCAAACAGGCGGTGGTTGAGGTCATGGTTCAAGGGCACATTCAGCACCAAGGCGTGTTGGGCGTAAAGCCCCGCCGCTTCATTGGCGTTTGAGGTGGTGCAGTGCCGGAACGGCACCTGTTGTCTCTTGAGCAAGCCTTCCACCAGCTCACGGCGCCGGGGGTGGTGGGGGCCGAGGCTGCCCACGTGCAGCAGCTCAAGCCGTGGGGTTGGGCTGGGTGTGGCAGCTGGATAGCGAAAAAAGGATGGGGCTAAGCAGCGCACCGGCATAGGCAAGCGCTGTTGCACGTCGTCCAGCAGCGCCGGATTGAAGGTGAGCAGCACTGCATCGTGTGGCTCAGCCGCGCAGTACTGCTGCAGGGTGCCGATCGGATCGGGGCCGTGATGGAGATCTCCGCAGACAAGGAGCCGTGGTCCAGGCCATTGGCGGATGCCCCGCATGGGGGCAGCGCGGAGCAGAAATGGATCGGTGTACTGAAGCAGCACCCCTTTTGATGCCCATCCCCGGCGCTGTAGCGCGTTGCACAGCCCCGGCACCGACAGCTCGGTCAGCCGCAAACTCGCGGGCCCATCAGCAATCTGGGGCCCCACCTGAATCAACCCAGGCTGCTGCCAGAGCGGTTGGTAGGCCCCGTGATGGATCAGCAGGGTGGGTGTTCGCATGGCATTGCTTGACCCAGCGATAATTGCGCTTCGTCGTTTGGTCTTGCAACTCATGCCCGCCTACGACCTCACAGCTCCGTATTCCCCCAAGGGCGACCAGCCCACGGCGATCAAGCAGCTGGTGGCCGGTGTCAATGGCGGGCAGCGCTATCAGACCCTGCTGGGGGCGACGGGCACGGGCAAGACGTTCACGATGGCCAACGTTATCGCCCAGACCGGACGGCCGGCCCTGGTCTTGGCCCACAACAAAACCCTCGCGGCGCAGCTCTGCAACGAGCTGCGGGAGTTTTTCCCCGAGAACGCCGTTGAGTACTTCATCTCCTATTACGACTACTACCAACCGGAGGCCTACGTTCCCGTCAGCGACACCTACATCGCCAAGACGGCGTCGATTAACGAGGAGATCGACATGTTGCGCCATTCAGCGACGCGCTCGCTGTTTGAACGGCGCGACGTGATCGTGGTGGCCTCGATCAGCTGCATCTACGGCCTGGGTATTCCGAGTGAATACCTCAAAGCGGCGGTGAAGTTTGAGGTAGGCGAGACCCTCAACATCCGCGGCCAGCTGCGAGAGCTGGTGAACAACCAGTACAGCCGCAACGACACCGAGATTGCCCGGGGCCGCTTCCGCATGAAGGGGGACGTGCTGGAGATCGGCCCCGCCTATGAAGACCGGCTGGTGCGGATCGAGTTGTTCGGCGATGAGGTGGAGGCGATCCGCTACGTGGACCCCACCACTGGCGAGATCCTCCAGAGCCTGGAGGCGGTGAACATCTACCCGGCCAAGCACTTCGTGACGCCGAAAGACCGGCTGGATACGGCGATCAGTGCCATCCGCTCGGAGCTGCGGGAGCGGCTGGATCTGCTCAACGGCGAGGGCAAGTTGCTGGAGGCTCAGCGGCTGGAACAGCGCACCAAGTACGACCTGGAGATGCTGGGGCAGGTGGGCTATTGCAACGGGGTGGAGAACTACGCCCGCCATCTTGCTGGCCGCGAGGAGGGCACGCCGCCTGAGTGCCTGATCGATTACTTCCCCGATGATTGGCTGCTGATCGTGGACGAGAGCCACGTCACCTGCTCCCAATTGCAGGCGATGTACAACGGCGACCAGGCTCGCAAGAAGGTGCTGATCGAGCATGGCTTTCGCCTGCCTAGTGCGGCTGACAATCGCCCCCTCAAAGGTGAAGAGTTCTGGGAAAAGGCGCGGCAAACGGTGTTTGTTTCCGCGACGCCTGGCAACTGGGAGCTAGAGGTGAGCGGCGGTGAGGTGGCGGAGCAGGTGATCCGCCCGACGGGGGTGCTTGATCCGGTGGTGGAGGTGCGGCCCACCAGCGGCCAGGTGGACGATTTGCTTGGAGAGATCCGCGATCGGGCGGCCAAGAATCAGCGGGTGCTGGTGACCACCCTCACCAAGCGAATGGCGGAAGACCTCACCGATTACCTGGCGGAGAACGAGGTGCGGGTGCGCTATCTGCACTCGGAGATCCACTCGATCGAGCGGATCGAAATCATCCAGGACCTGCGCTTGGGAGAATACGACGTGTTGGTGGGGGTGAACCTGCTGCGGGAGGGTCTGGACTTACCGGAAGTGAGCCTGGTGGCGATCCTCGATGCCGATAAGGAAGGCTTCCTGCGGGCTGAGCGGTCGTTGATCCAGACCATCGGCCGGGC is a window of Synechococcus sp. A15-24 DNA encoding:
- a CDS encoding glycosyltransferase — protein: MRTPTLLIHHGAYQPLWQQPGLIQVGPQIADGPASLRLTELSVPGLCNALQRRGWASKGVLLQYTDPFLLRAAPMRGIRQWPGPRLLVCGDLHHGPDPIGTLQQYCAAEPHDAVLLTFNPALLDDVQQRLPMPVRCLAPSFFRYPAATPSPTPRLELLHVGSLGPHHPRRRELVEGLLKRQQVPFRHCTTSNANEAAGLYAQHALVLNVPLNHDLNHRLFEVMAAGVPQVIFGEPSLLGQNSPLVNRPDLFWANSIEELETLVQKILANPTRLRAIPVKKPPYWDLKALLKDALAP
- the uvrB gene encoding excinuclease ABC subunit UvrB produces the protein MPAYDLTAPYSPKGDQPTAIKQLVAGVNGGQRYQTLLGATGTGKTFTMANVIAQTGRPALVLAHNKTLAAQLCNELREFFPENAVEYFISYYDYYQPEAYVPVSDTYIAKTASINEEIDMLRHSATRSLFERRDVIVVASISCIYGLGIPSEYLKAAVKFEVGETLNIRGQLRELVNNQYSRNDTEIARGRFRMKGDVLEIGPAYEDRLVRIELFGDEVEAIRYVDPTTGEILQSLEAVNIYPAKHFVTPKDRLDTAISAIRSELRERLDLLNGEGKLLEAQRLEQRTKYDLEMLGQVGYCNGVENYARHLAGREEGTPPECLIDYFPDDWLLIVDESHVTCSQLQAMYNGDQARKKVLIEHGFRLPSAADNRPLKGEEFWEKARQTVFVSATPGNWELEVSGGEVAEQVIRPTGVLDPVVEVRPTSGQVDDLLGEIRDRAAKNQRVLVTTLTKRMAEDLTDYLAENEVRVRYLHSEIHSIERIEIIQDLRLGEYDVLVGVNLLREGLDLPEVSLVAILDADKEGFLRAERSLIQTIGRAARHVEGVALLYADNMTDSMAKAISETERRRAIQQAHNKKNGIVPTAAGKKASNSILSFLELSRKLKQEGPEADLVQVVGKAAKALEDDPDASLALEALPELIDQLEAKMKEAAKKLDFEEAANLRDRVKQLRQKMAG